A single window of Sneathiella limimaris DNA harbors:
- a CDS encoding SDR family NAD(P)-dependent oxidoreductase, whose product MSFSPKNIAVIGGSGAIGSSMAKLLIEKYPAAKVSSFSRNGEYPIDYSCEDSLAEAAYRASKNLPLDMVFVANGILHEGDIMPEKSLRELTAEKFHRIFEVNTVTPALIAKYFLPKLNKEGPSRFAVLSARVGSVSDNRLGGWYAYRSSKAALNMIIKNAAIEIGRKNRQAIIVGLHPGTVDSDLSKPFQSNVPADKLFTPEYSAGKLLSVLDSLKPENSGKCFAWDGEEIFP is encoded by the coding sequence ATGAGTTTTAGTCCGAAAAATATTGCGGTTATTGGTGGGTCAGGAGCAATCGGCAGCAGCATGGCGAAATTACTCATTGAAAAATATCCGGCTGCAAAAGTGAGCTCATTTTCGCGAAACGGAGAGTACCCCATCGATTACAGTTGTGAGGACTCCCTTGCTGAGGCGGCTTATAGGGCTTCAAAAAATTTGCCCTTGGACATGGTTTTTGTGGCCAATGGAATATTGCATGAAGGCGACATCATGCCAGAAAAGTCGTTGAGAGAGTTAACGGCTGAAAAGTTTCACCGTATTTTTGAGGTAAACACCGTCACTCCTGCTCTAATTGCTAAATATTTTCTGCCTAAACTCAATAAAGAGGGACCTTCCAGATTTGCTGTTCTTTCAGCACGGGTCGGCAGTGTGTCTGATAATCGGCTTGGTGGTTGGTATGCTTATCGTTCTTCAAAAGCAGCACTGAACATGATTATTAAAAATGCAGCGATTGAAATCGGTAGGAAAAATAGACAGGCCATTATTGTCGGTCTTCATCCAGGAACAGTTGACAGTGATCTGTCGAAACCGTTTCAAAGCAATGTACCTGCTGACAAGCTATTTACGCCGGAATACTCCGCAGGAAAGCTGCTGAGTGTGCTTGACAGTTTAAAGCCAGAAAACTCCGGTAAATGCTTTGCATGGGATGGAGAGGAGATTTTTCCTTGA
- a CDS encoding TenA family transcriptional regulator, producing MTFYDRLVKETEASRTELYAVPQLQAGLSGQISRETYIAYLTEAFHHVSHTVPFLMSMGSKLPQSKKYLHKAIATYLTEEVGHEEWILNDIATAGGNKEAARNSMPNLETQVLIAYNYDYINRKNPVGFLGMVFMLESTSIQIANKGAEAVRLALDLPETAFSYLYSHGELDISHMKFFEETVNQVTDPDDQEAIIEVASNTFRLFARLLSAIPFSTEARNVA from the coding sequence ATGACTTTTTATGATCGTCTGGTCAAGGAGACTGAAGCCTCACGGACAGAGCTTTATGCAGTCCCACAATTACAGGCAGGGCTTTCGGGGCAAATTAGTCGGGAGACTTATATCGCGTATTTGACGGAAGCCTTTCATCACGTGTCTCACACGGTTCCGTTCCTGATGAGTATGGGCTCCAAGTTGCCACAGAGCAAAAAATATCTGCACAAAGCAATTGCGACTTATCTAACGGAAGAAGTCGGGCATGAGGAATGGATCCTGAATGACATTGCAACAGCCGGTGGCAATAAGGAGGCTGCCCGCAATTCAATGCCAAACCTCGAGACACAGGTTCTGATTGCCTATAACTATGACTACATCAATCGGAAAAATCCGGTTGGGTTCCTTGGAATGGTTTTTATGTTGGAAAGCACTTCCATTCAGATTGCAAATAAAGGTGCAGAAGCGGTTCGTTTGGCCTTGGATTTACCTGAAACAGCATTTTCCTATCTCTATTCCCATGGTGAGCTGGATATCAGTCACATGAAGTTTTTTGAAGAGACAGTTAATCAGGTTACAGATCCCGATGATCAGGAGGCCATTATTGAGGTTGCCTCTAATACTTTCCGGCTGTTTGCTCGGTTGCTCTCTGCCATCCCGTTTAGTACGGAAGCTCGCAATGTCGCTTAG
- a CDS encoding CHAT domain-containing protein produces MKILLVSKLAIAAMLLVSCQTTSTDNSVNVQKARQVAAAYNRQQLASPPRTIDDLTQLIERSESRNQFELKALEAAADNEISMVGNADRIATNLKSRADAAGELGRLNQMVKDLEIAKSQNPQDKILMSAVLASLSHAVSEVGNIKSAIRYRQWSLDLLPGGYRVARSNRYATMATYHSQIGDFEAARENLSEAKSYLNSVRSSQAAQKYGPFSEAIVLWATSRVNLDEGLYSNSEAFLLNALQIIDEDIRKNRDSNEKLAIYNLGTARQLVKMNVLETMSRLYLRQYKFAEAEVAARDAVRVAVGRFGGNSVYTAKMISALIPVLARTNRLKEAEKLATTVLKIYRNLEVTRDEITFNKARLYLANVLIEASRWNSALEVFEEIDKFTAYHPVQNRRFYKYNLDRAVALIGTGDYFTAKGIASEVFRNLKDRLGERHYDTAEATGLYAVALLKEGKAARALKIFDQVFPILVQKSRQTEKDEIRFKGGKRFQFIVEGYVDALTETRSASSIAKAFQIINAARIHDVQSAVTSSAARKSVEDPDLKRLVREEQDAQQQISALYGLLSSTLVNGAKSAEELKLRKSISDLRAARATLMEAIEKRFPDYASLVNPKPATIRETQQFLKPDEAIVRIHVGETKTFVWAFQQQGSVEFSKLDLSRSVMSDRVHQLRSALDPKASVLGDIPEYDLDIAHSLYKDLLDPVARGWKNGNHIFTIANNPIAQIPLATLPVSPVKLPKDENLLFASYRSVPWLVNTHSTAVIPSVESFLALRKLPERKDNSLTFAGFGDPWFKPEQASQAAPETVLAARGMTNFRGLPIYRRSAPGGDRTNSYEIDDLPPLPDTNSEILAIAESVKADLKTDVFLGPKASEQNVKSLQLRDRKIIAFATHGLVPGELNGLTQPALALSSPAITREQNDGLLTMDEIMSLKLDADWIILSACNTGAGNGAGTEAISGLGRAFFYAGARSLLVTGWPVETTSARSLTTQLFSTYASGEQKNRARALQKTKIELIENGVMEIDGKSVFSYAHPIFWAPFMVVGNS; encoded by the coding sequence TTGAAAATACTTCTTGTTTCCAAGCTGGCAATTGCCGCAATGCTACTAGTTTCGTGTCAGACGACTTCCACAGACAACAGCGTGAACGTTCAAAAAGCCCGACAGGTCGCCGCGGCATATAATCGTCAGCAACTCGCATCACCGCCAAGAACTATTGATGACCTTACGCAATTGATTGAACGCTCGGAGAGCCGAAATCAGTTCGAGCTGAAGGCCTTGGAAGCTGCCGCGGACAATGAAATCTCGATGGTTGGAAATGCCGACAGAATAGCTACCAATTTGAAAAGCCGTGCAGATGCGGCAGGAGAGCTGGGTCGTTTAAACCAGATGGTTAAGGATCTGGAGATCGCTAAATCTCAAAATCCTCAAGACAAAATTTTAATGTCTGCTGTGCTTGCGTCACTCTCTCATGCAGTCTCAGAAGTTGGTAATATCAAAAGTGCAATCAGGTATCGGCAATGGTCGCTCGATTTGTTGCCCGGGGGGTATCGGGTTGCAAGAAGCAACAGATACGCGACGATGGCGACCTATCACAGTCAGATTGGTGACTTCGAAGCTGCCCGTGAAAATCTTAGTGAAGCTAAAAGTTACCTGAATTCTGTTAGATCGTCTCAGGCAGCACAGAAATATGGGCCGTTTAGTGAAGCCATTGTTCTTTGGGCGACTAGTCGGGTAAATCTGGATGAGGGATTATACTCTAACTCTGAGGCTTTCCTTCTGAACGCCCTGCAGATCATAGACGAGGATATTCGCAAAAATCGGGATAGTAACGAAAAACTGGCAATTTATAACCTTGGAACTGCGCGGCAATTGGTGAAGATGAATGTTCTTGAAACCATGTCGCGTCTCTATCTAAGACAATATAAATTTGCAGAAGCTGAGGTGGCCGCTCGCGATGCTGTACGTGTTGCAGTTGGCAGGTTTGGCGGGAATTCGGTTTATACGGCCAAAATGATCTCAGCCCTTATTCCTGTATTAGCTCGGACAAACAGGTTGAAAGAGGCTGAAAAACTGGCAACTACAGTCCTCAAGATCTATCGTAATCTAGAAGTCACTAGAGATGAAATCACGTTCAACAAGGCCCGACTGTACCTTGCTAATGTGCTTATTGAGGCTTCTCGCTGGAACAGTGCGCTTGAAGTATTTGAAGAGATAGACAAGTTCACTGCCTATCATCCTGTTCAAAACAGACGTTTCTATAAATATAATCTGGATAGGGCTGTTGCGCTGATTGGAACCGGCGACTATTTCACGGCCAAGGGCATAGCCTCTGAGGTTTTTAGAAACCTGAAGGATCGTTTGGGTGAGCGGCATTATGATACTGCTGAGGCAACGGGTCTTTATGCCGTAGCTTTGTTGAAGGAAGGAAAAGCCGCCCGTGCGCTCAAGATATTTGATCAGGTCTTTCCAATTTTGGTTCAAAAATCTCGACAGACGGAAAAAGACGAAATTCGTTTTAAAGGTGGAAAACGCTTTCAGTTTATTGTGGAAGGATATGTTGACGCTCTGACGGAGACACGTTCAGCATCATCTATTGCCAAGGCTTTTCAGATTATCAATGCCGCGAGAATTCACGATGTTCAATCAGCCGTTACGAGTTCGGCAGCGCGCAAATCAGTCGAAGACCCTGACTTGAAACGTCTGGTTAGAGAAGAACAGGACGCTCAACAACAAATCTCGGCTCTCTATGGTTTGCTGTCTAGTACGCTGGTGAACGGCGCAAAAAGTGCGGAGGAATTAAAACTCAGAAAATCAATAAGTGATCTAAGAGCTGCGCGGGCTACTTTGATGGAGGCGATTGAAAAGCGCTTTCCTGATTATGCTTCATTGGTGAACCCTAAACCGGCAACAATTAGAGAGACACAACAGTTTTTGAAGCCTGATGAGGCTATTGTAAGGATCCACGTTGGAGAGACAAAGACATTCGTCTGGGCATTTCAGCAGCAGGGTTCAGTTGAGTTTTCAAAGCTTGATTTATCTCGCTCAGTGATGAGCGATAGGGTGCATCAACTCAGATCTGCGTTGGATCCAAAAGCAAGTGTTTTGGGTGATATCCCAGAATATGACCTGGATATAGCTCATAGCTTGTATAAGGACCTGTTGGATCCAGTTGCGCGAGGTTGGAAAAATGGCAATCACATATTTACGATTGCAAATAACCCAATTGCACAGATACCGCTTGCCACATTACCTGTATCACCTGTCAAGTTGCCGAAGGATGAAAATCTACTTTTTGCCAGTTATCGATCTGTACCCTGGTTAGTGAATACACATTCTACAGCGGTCATTCCAAGTGTTGAGTCGTTTCTCGCTCTTCGCAAACTGCCTGAGCGGAAAGATAATTCTCTAACCTTTGCTGGTTTTGGAGATCCATGGTTTAAGCCGGAACAGGCAAGCCAAGCTGCACCGGAAACGGTTCTTGCAGCACGGGGCATGACAAATTTCCGAGGATTACCGATTTATCGTCGAAGTGCTCCTGGTGGAGATCGGACCAATAGCTACGAGATTGATGACTTACCACCGCTTCCAGATACGAATTCTGAAATATTGGCAATTGCTGAATCCGTGAAGGCCGATCTAAAAACAGATGTATTTCTTGGGCCAAAGGCATCCGAGCAAAATGTGAAGTCGTTACAATTGCGGGATCGGAAAATAATCGCTTTCGCAACCCACGGACTGGTGCCTGGTGAATTGAACGGCTTGACCCAGCCAGCCCTGGCATTGTCTTCACCGGCGATCACTAGGGAGCAGAATGATGGTTTACTGACAATGGATGAGATTATGTCCTTAAAGCTGGATGCGGATTGGATCATCTTGTCAGCTTGCAACACTGGCGCTGGAAATGGTGCTGGTACGGAGGCGATCTCCGGTTTGGGAAGAGCATTCTTTTATGCTGGTGCCAGATCTCTTCTTGTAACAGGATGGCCAGTGGAGACAACGAGTGCCCGAAGTCTGACAACGCAGCTCTTTTCAACTTATGCCAGCGGTGAACAGAAAAATCGTGCTAGAGCCCTACAGAAAACAAAGATTGAATTAATTGAAAATGGTGTAATGGAGATTGACGGAAAATCTGTTTTTTCTTATGCGCATCCAATTTTCTGGGCTCCGTTCATGGTCGTGGGGAATAGCTGA
- a CDS encoding DUF2256 domain-containing protein, which translates to MKKEHLPQKICDVCGRPFSWRRKWSRDWTEVKYCSKRCRGNKNKK; encoded by the coding sequence ATGAAGAAAGAACATTTACCTCAAAAAATATGTGATGTGTGTGGGAGGCCTTTTTCATGGCGACGAAAATGGTCAAGAGATTGGACAGAGGTAAAATACTGTTCAAAACGGTGTCGTGGGAATAAAAACAAGAAATGA
- a CDS encoding adenylate/guanylate cyclase domain-containing protein, producing the protein MSKPVVKILTSVGLSALIVFMLQVPKLDQLDRLDLDFLHLTESLLPFPPDPVSTEVAVIAIDEQTYASPPFAGLPKVMWTPQMADVQNKVLQSGASLFVWDIILPTSASNYAADRRIDTPLLQSYVKWGRNEGKLLLGQAQIGRETIAPYRAHLIAAGGADNLVSLDLQADVDGVIRSLPVKDLPSASDPSYTEETLLHLAPAALKRLRQISTPIFPSGAAIKFSNNPGTIPVFSFQDLYHCQDKDYFANNFAGRIVVLGAILQLEDRKLAGNRFVGMRDFEGAPTNCKGESPNIGDFARSYIPGVLLQATALQNLLDGSYVSPISDTLRVIICFLIGLAAFGIALKASVAVTAVCIVLGSLFWISGATIAFQMGVKLPLLDGQISMILAVASGFLFRFRFVDQERKTVRESLTRYLDANVLEDILDHGKAPKLGGEQREVTVLFSDIAGFTSLSERLAPSELVDFLNTYFEIVDTEVKAHGGIIERFIGDAVIALFGAPVDDANHAPNAVRCSLAIIRKLDQRFNGLNVDPTEKIVTRIGLNSGIATVGNVGAKNRFAYTAMGDCVNVAARLESANKQFGTVILVGEDCRTKCGEAFEFRKIETVRVVGREEPLMIFEPLGEGDSISEETRGRKALYEEALSKLRAGEFGTAQERLEGLALKGDVAAQKALLRLEELKNMPDLSEWDGVINLSAK; encoded by the coding sequence GTGAGTAAACCAGTTGTCAAAATACTGACAAGCGTCGGGCTATCAGCACTTATTGTATTTATGTTGCAGGTCCCTAAGTTAGACCAACTGGATCGTCTAGATCTGGATTTCCTGCATTTAACTGAGAGCCTGTTACCATTTCCCCCGGACCCTGTTTCAACTGAAGTTGCAGTTATTGCGATAGATGAACAGACTTATGCATCACCACCCTTCGCAGGACTTCCCAAAGTAATGTGGACGCCACAGATGGCAGACGTCCAAAATAAGGTATTGCAAAGCGGGGCATCACTATTTGTCTGGGACATAATTCTTCCGACATCAGCAAGCAACTATGCGGCTGATCGGAGGATAGATACGCCCTTATTGCAATCCTATGTGAAATGGGGGCGTAACGAAGGAAAGCTCCTTCTAGGGCAGGCGCAGATCGGCAGGGAGACGATTGCTCCTTATCGGGCTCATTTAATTGCTGCAGGTGGGGCAGACAATCTCGTTTCACTCGATTTGCAGGCGGATGTAGATGGGGTTATCCGAAGTTTACCGGTCAAAGACTTGCCTTCAGCTTCTGACCCTTCATACACTGAAGAGACCCTTTTACATCTGGCTCCTGCAGCGCTCAAACGGCTACGTCAAATTTCCACACCCATATTTCCTTCAGGAGCGGCAATCAAGTTTTCGAATAATCCGGGAACTATCCCAGTCTTCTCATTTCAGGATTTATACCATTGTCAGGATAAGGATTACTTCGCTAACAACTTTGCAGGCAGGATTGTCGTCTTAGGGGCGATTTTGCAGCTTGAGGATCGAAAACTCGCTGGGAACCGGTTTGTCGGAATGAGGGATTTCGAAGGCGCGCCAACAAATTGTAAGGGTGAGTCTCCAAATATCGGAGACTTTGCGCGGAGTTATATCCCTGGAGTTTTGTTGCAGGCGACTGCACTGCAGAATTTGCTGGATGGATCATATGTGTCGCCAATTTCGGATACCTTACGGGTGATCATCTGCTTTTTGATTGGACTTGCGGCGTTTGGGATTGCGTTGAAAGCTTCAGTTGCTGTGACAGCAGTCTGTATCGTTCTCGGTAGTCTCTTTTGGATAAGCGGAGCAACAATTGCGTTTCAAATGGGCGTTAAACTTCCCCTGCTAGATGGTCAAATCAGCATGATACTTGCCGTTGCTAGCGGGTTTTTATTTCGGTTCAGATTTGTTGATCAAGAACGGAAAACGGTCAGAGAAAGTCTCACGCGATATCTGGATGCAAATGTATTGGAAGACATTCTGGATCATGGCAAAGCACCGAAACTGGGAGGGGAACAGCGGGAAGTTACTGTGCTTTTCTCTGACATTGCGGGATTTACATCGTTGTCTGAAAGGTTGGCTCCATCGGAGCTTGTTGATTTTTTGAACACCTACTTTGAGATTGTAGATACCGAGGTAAAAGCCCATGGTGGGATCATTGAGCGGTTTATTGGCGACGCTGTCATAGCTCTATTTGGGGCGCCGGTGGATGATGCGAACCATGCTCCAAATGCGGTGCGTTGTAGCTTGGCAATTATTCGAAAATTGGATCAGCGGTTCAATGGATTAAATGTTGATCCGACGGAAAAAATTGTTACTCGCATTGGCCTGAATTCAGGGATTGCGACCGTCGGTAATGTTGGGGCAAAAAATCGTTTCGCCTATACCGCAATGGGGGATTGCGTAAATGTTGCTGCAAGACTTGAGTCTGCGAACAAACAATTTGGAACTGTAATTCTCGTTGGGGAGGACTGCCGGACCAAATGTGGGGAAGCGTTTGAGTTTCGAAAAATTGAAACAGTCCGGGTTGTTGGTCGGGAAGAACCACTTATGATATTTGAACCCTTGGGTGAAGGGGATTCAATATCTGAAGAAACTCGAGGGCGTAAAGCTCTCTATGAGGAAGCTCTAAGCAAGTTGAGAGCCGGCGAATTTGGCACCGCTCAAGAGAGACTGGAGGGGTTGGCCTTAAAAGGAGATGTTGCAGCTCAGAAAGCCCTGCTAAGGTTGGAAGAACTGAAGAATATGCCAGATTTATCGGAATGGGATGGTGTTATTAATCTCTCTGCCAAATAG
- a CDS encoding AMP-binding protein, whose product MLFKAISGHSAKTALREAGKTLTYGELLAEVQKRGERLSASDRISLELDNGIEWILWDLTALYAGAVCVPIPPFFTETQKNHAFKTAGITSRITPQGIIRLKQDEAVQLPVGTLKITFTSGTTGNPKGVCLSREGLLTVACSLYERMGEAFVGKHVSILPFAVLLENIAGVYTALIAGSEIRINPLSAFGEIYANLHQVLEAEQATTIILVPEILRLLMKQVMTQGPLNCLEFIAVGGSRVDPHLIGAARQMGLPVFEGYGLSECASVVALNVPGEDKPGTVGRLLPHVVASVREDEIVISNPTFLGYVGEPKMGEFATGDLGSFDEDGYLSIDGRKKNVLITSYGRNVSPEWVESTLLLQPDIAQAVVFGDGEPHLRALVVPSHPQANVKRAIMLSNELLPVYAQIHHFTTVPPFTLENGLLTGTGRPKRDQILAANLLETGEVS is encoded by the coding sequence ATGCTATTTAAGGCGATTTCTGGCCATAGCGCGAAGACTGCGTTGCGTGAGGCTGGAAAAACTCTGACTTATGGCGAACTTCTGGCTGAGGTTCAGAAGAGGGGAGAGCGCTTGAGTGCAAGTGACAGAATTTCTCTGGAGCTTGATAACGGTATTGAATGGATTTTGTGGGACCTTACAGCGCTTTATGCTGGTGCAGTCTGTGTTCCTATTCCTCCTTTCTTCACAGAGACTCAGAAAAATCATGCTTTCAAAACAGCTGGGATCACGAGCCGAATTACGCCGCAGGGGATCATTCGGCTCAAGCAAGATGAAGCTGTTCAGCTACCGGTCGGAACTCTCAAAATAACATTTACGTCGGGAACGACGGGAAACCCGAAGGGCGTCTGTCTATCTAGAGAAGGCTTGCTGACTGTGGCCTGCTCACTTTATGAGCGAATGGGAGAGGCATTTGTGGGTAAACATGTATCCATACTCCCGTTTGCAGTTCTTCTGGAGAATATTGCGGGTGTTTATACAGCCTTGATTGCCGGCAGTGAAATTCGGATAAATCCACTCTCCGCCTTTGGTGAGATATACGCCAACCTCCATCAGGTTTTGGAAGCTGAGCAGGCAACCACAATTATACTCGTTCCTGAAATTCTGAGATTGTTGATGAAGCAAGTCATGACACAGGGACCCCTCAATTGTTTGGAGTTTATAGCTGTCGGTGGCTCCCGCGTTGATCCTCACCTCATTGGTGCCGCCCGCCAAATGGGACTACCTGTCTTTGAGGGATACGGCTTATCTGAATGTGCCTCCGTTGTTGCATTGAATGTTCCCGGAGAAGATAAACCGGGCACTGTTGGGCGGCTTCTACCGCATGTCGTAGCATCAGTGAGAGAGGATGAGATTGTTATCTCCAACCCTACCTTTTTGGGTTATGTGGGAGAGCCCAAAATGGGAGAGTTTGCAACTGGCGATCTTGGGTCGTTTGATGAAGACGGGTACCTTTCGATCGACGGGCGAAAAAAGAACGTTTTGATAACCTCTTATGGCCGGAACGTCTCACCTGAGTGGGTGGAAAGCACATTACTGTTGCAGCCAGATATCGCGCAGGCGGTTGTTTTCGGTGATGGAGAGCCTCATCTGAGGGCTTTGGTTGTGCCAAGTCACCCTCAAGCAAACGTCAAACGGGCCATCATGTTGAGCAATGAGCTTCTGCCCGTTTATGCCCAAATCCATCATTTCACGACAGTTCCACCGTTCACGCTTGAAAATGGGCTGTTGACCGGAACGGGACGCCCCAAGCGGGATCAGATTTTAGCAGCGAACTTATTAGAAACAGGAGAAGTTTCATGA
- a CDS encoding cryptochrome/photolyase family protein has product MKTLRLVLGDQLSESISSLKDHNPKTDLILMCEVWEEASYVRHHKKKIAFLFSAMRHFARELRQNGYEVEYTKLDDPENCGSFKGEVGRVLQRHSISRIIVTHPSEYRVLLDIQNWSEEFGLPVEIREDTRFLCTQDEFAEWAKGRKNLRMEYFYREMRKMHDILMQGDKPEGGQWNYDSENRKPPREGLNIPSPYTCDGDDITQEVLSLVSDRFKEHFGELEPFNFAVTRKEALKVLDRFVEQRLNHFGDYQDAMIEGEPWMYHSHISFYLNCGLLLPLECVQAAESAYKNKKAPLNAVEGFIRQIIGWREYVRGIYWFKMPAYVSENFFQAKRQLPDFYWTSETKMNCLRCCVSETKQNAYAHHIQRLMVLGNFALLAGIDPKYVNEWFLIVYADAYEWVELPNVSGMILFADGGYLASKPYAAGGSYINKMSDYCKGCSYKVTKKNGPDACPFNYLYWDFLDRNRDKLQNNHRIAMMYKTFDRMETEKQNAIRDDSQRFFKSVESGAIV; this is encoded by the coding sequence ATGAAAACACTAAGATTGGTTTTAGGGGACCAGCTTTCGGAGTCTATCTCCAGCCTTAAAGATCATAATCCTAAAACGGATCTAATTTTAATGTGTGAGGTATGGGAGGAAGCCTCTTATGTGAGGCATCATAAGAAGAAAATTGCCTTTTTGTTTTCCGCTATGAGGCATTTTGCCAGGGAGCTCAGGCAGAATGGGTATGAAGTTGAGTATACAAAATTAGACGACCCTGAGAATTGCGGATCCTTCAAAGGTGAAGTTGGACGAGTTCTGCAAAGACACTCTATCAGTCGGATTATCGTTACCCACCCCAGTGAATACAGAGTGTTGCTAGACATACAGAATTGGTCGGAAGAGTTTGGCCTACCTGTCGAGATAAGAGAGGATACACGCTTTTTATGCACACAGGATGAATTCGCAGAGTGGGCAAAGGGCCGAAAAAATCTGCGCATGGAGTATTTCTATCGCGAAATGCGAAAAATGCACGACATCCTAATGCAAGGCGATAAACCGGAAGGTGGACAATGGAACTATGATAGCGAAAACCGTAAGCCACCAAGAGAAGGGCTTAACATTCCGTCGCCTTATACCTGTGATGGAGATGACATCACACAGGAGGTTCTCTCTCTTGTCTCGGATCGCTTCAAAGAGCATTTTGGCGAGTTGGAGCCGTTTAATTTTGCCGTTACCCGGAAAGAAGCACTGAAGGTATTGGATCGCTTTGTCGAACAAAGACTAAATCATTTTGGAGACTATCAAGACGCAATGATTGAAGGTGAACCTTGGATGTATCACTCTCACATCAGCTTTTACTTAAATTGCGGTTTGTTGCTTCCCCTAGAATGTGTTCAAGCAGCTGAGAGTGCCTATAAAAACAAGAAGGCTCCGCTCAATGCCGTTGAGGGTTTTATTCGCCAGATTATCGGTTGGCGTGAATATGTGCGGGGGATCTACTGGTTCAAAATGCCCGCATATGTATCGGAAAATTTCTTTCAGGCGAAGCGTCAATTACCGGATTTTTACTGGACATCAGAGACAAAAATGAATTGTCTGCGTTGTTGCGTTTCCGAAACAAAACAGAATGCTTATGCCCACCATATTCAACGGCTCATGGTACTTGGAAACTTTGCCTTGCTGGCTGGCATTGATCCTAAATACGTGAATGAATGGTTCTTGATTGTTTATGCGGATGCCTATGAATGGGTCGAGCTACCGAATGTGTCCGGTATGATCTTATTTGCAGATGGTGGGTATCTGGCCAGTAAACCTTACGCGGCCGGAGGTAGCTATATCAATAAAATGTCCGATTATTGTAAGGGCTGCAGTTACAAAGTGACCAAAAAGAATGGTCCTGACGCATGCCCTTTTAACTATTTGTACTGGGATTTTCTGGACCGTAATCGTGATAAACTCCAAAATAATCATCGGATCGCAATGATGTATAAGACTTTTGATCGTATGGAGACGGAGAAACAAAACGCTATTCGTGATGATAGCCAAAGGTTTTTTAAATCTGTGGAAAGTGGAGCCATCGTTTGA
- a CDS encoding thermostable hemolysin, translated as MTEIHCEFDQVPLGKLTVGSGRYIPEVSTARMRIKLVKDLQQERARITQFIEDIYQQTYQADIKVDYPFLFCLEDAERGIQATAGFRPAADIPLFLEQYLSSPVEEQVLCDRSEIVEIGNLAGTGQGAATFLFAVMAAYFDHQNFTIAVATGSPFLERRFRQLGLQPRKLAPARQNSLKTTAENWGSYYRSEPYVMAGSISQGYQRLKSIFGLEFFEFPFEATSPPLQRKVKWHAI; from the coding sequence ATGACTGAAATCCATTGTGAGTTTGATCAGGTTCCGTTAGGAAAGCTGACTGTTGGGTCAGGACGTTATATCCCGGAAGTATCGACCGCTCGTATGCGGATCAAGTTGGTTAAAGATCTTCAGCAAGAGCGCGCGCGCATTACCCAGTTTATTGAAGATATCTATCAGCAGACTTATCAGGCAGATATTAAAGTAGACTATCCTTTTCTTTTTTGCCTGGAGGATGCAGAGCGGGGAATTCAGGCAACAGCAGGTTTTCGCCCTGCTGCGGATATCCCTCTATTTCTTGAGCAATACTTATCATCTCCAGTTGAAGAGCAGGTCCTTTGCGACCGGAGCGAGATTGTTGAGATCGGCAACCTTGCCGGTACTGGGCAGGGTGCCGCGACCTTTTTGTTCGCTGTTATGGCGGCTTATTTTGATCACCAGAACTTTACGATAGCAGTTGCGACAGGATCCCCCTTTCTTGAGCGGCGCTTTCGTCAGTTAGGTCTTCAACCAAGGAAGTTGGCACCCGCTCGACAAAACTCTCTCAAAACTACAGCAGAAAACTGGGGAAGTTACTATCGCAGTGAGCCTTATGTGATGGCAGGGTCCATTTCACAAGGATATCAGCGGTTAAAAAGTATATTCGGTTTGGAATTTTTTGAATTCCCCTTTGAGGCAACTTCGCCCCCGCTTCAGAGAAAGGTTAAATGGCATGCTATTTAA